The Euwallacea similis isolate ESF13 chromosome 18, ESF131.1, whole genome shotgun sequence genome contains a region encoding:
- the Nt5c gene encoding 5'-nucleotidase domain-containing protein 3: MFLGRKLCNKCCLNINYKLFRGFQIKEQIWLRLHSTRRLEEAYKLVKTKCQSKKLPQDVNPRAVFACNELDLKEVKVYGFDYDYTLACYKPSLEHLLYNLGRQTLIEQYKYPSEIANLEYRPGFAVRGLHYDVEKGVLLKLDSFLQIQFGTVYKGLKALSNDEVLELYKNRIIPIAYVEGHTKNASLVLQDSHTKMVQLADLFSVPEMVLICNVADHFERNHIDYHPEILFRDIQSSVRNSHPVMHKIVGQNVTEYIETNDKLRPFFDRLIKAGKKLFLVTNSPYHFVNEGMELLVGPDWKDYFDVLIVQARKPRFFTDLSRPIRVFDERSGTHIWDRVTKLEKGVIYYEGTVKQLQELTGWRGHQVLYFGDHPYSDLADVTLEHGWRTGAIITELTHEIATLNNPDFKKNANWLQMLTQLIEDHQDCEDPEEQVILAKWMAERDRLRHEIKYVFNKQFGSVFRTYHNPTYFSRRLFRFADIYTSNLTNLLNYSVNHTFYPRRGVMPHEYISYFV, translated from the exons ATGTTTTTAGGTAGGAAATTATGCAATAAATGCTGcttaaatatcaattataaGTTATTTAGGGGATTCCaaataaaagaacaaatatGGCTACGGTTACATTCAACCCGCAGGTTAGAGGAGGCGtataaattagtaaaaacaaAGTGCCAAT cAAAGAAACTACCTCAAGATGTAAACCCAAGAGCTGTTTTTGCTTGTAATGAATTAGATCTGAAAGAAGTAAAAGTGTATGGATTTGATTATGATTACACCTTGGCCTGTTACAAACCTTCTCTTGAACATCTCTTGTACAATTTAGGCAGGCAGACTCTTATTGAACAATATAAA TATCCATCTGAAATAGCAAATCTAGAGTATAGACCAGGCTTTGCAGTAAGAGGCCTTCATTATGATGTTGAAAAAGGGGTGTTGCTCAAGCTAGATTCATTCCTTCAAATTCAGTTTGGAACTGTTTACAAAGGTCTGAAAGCTTTGTCAAATGATGAAGTATTGGAATTGTATAAAAATCGTATCATTCCTATTGCATATGTGGAAGGACACACCAAAAATGCCTCT TTGGTATTACAAGACTCACATACCAAGATGGTTCAACTAGCAGATCTATTCTCAGTTCCTGAAATGGTACTGATTTGCAATGTAGCTGACCACTTTGAGAGGAACCATATAGATTATCATCCTGAAATCCTCTTTAGGGATATTCAG AGCTCAGTTAGAAACTCTCACCCAGTAATGCACAAAATAGTAGGTCAAAATGTAACTGAGTATATTGAAACCAATGATAAATTAAGACCTTTTTTTGATAGACTGATTAAGGCtgggaaaaagttgtttttagtTACAAATAGCCCCTATCATTTTGT AAATGAAGGAATGGAATTGTTAGTGGGGCCTGATTGGAAAGATTACTTTGATGTGTTGATTGTGCAGGCTCGAAAACCACGTTTTTTCACCGATCTCTCGAGACCAATCCGGGTGTTTGATGAGCGCAGTGGCACGCATATCTGGGATAGGGTTACTAAGTTAGAAAAaggcgtaatatattatgaa ggaaCCGTAAAACAACTTCAAGAACTAACTGGATGGAGAGGACATCAGGTGTTATATTTCGGAGACCACCCTTACAGTGATTTAGCTGATGTCACTTTAGAGCATGGATGGAGGACTGGAGCTATAATAACTGAATTAACT CACGAAATTGCAACACTCAATAATCCAgactttaagaaaaatgccAATTGGCTCCAAATGCTTACACAACTAATTGAGGATCATCAGGATTGTGAAGATCCAGAAGAACAAGTGATTTTAGCGAAATGGATGGCGGAAAGAGATAGGCTTAG gCATGAGATAAAATATGTGTTCAATAAACAATTCGGAAGCGTGTTTAGGACATATCACAACCCTACCTATTTTTCCAGGAGACTTTTCAGGTTTGCTGATATTTACACGTCGAATTTAACTAATTTGCTTAATTATTCTGTAAATCACACGTTTTACCCTAGACGGGGTGTTATGCCTCATGAGTATATCTCTTATTTTgtctaa
- the LOC136414681 gene encoding uncharacterized protein isoform X2, with protein sequence MDPPLKCIAAVVTSTLICLNLSVAFVPRNNVDGDMMNNVMLETNGSSQNKDRYSPVWFAPRMGKQIGNGELNDRPIKFSIVDSLDEYPWAMVTSNGNKEKRNKGKNFIPRLGRTLHDDENDADDDSDIRTDESIEVERGRPFSYYRRPGRGGHTIYSPRLGRDEDNYV encoded by the exons ATGGATCCACCATTGAAATGTATCGCTGCTGTCGTTACTTCCACACTTATTTGTCTTAATTTGTCTGTTGCTTTTGTGCCCAGAAACAAT GTTGATGGCGATATGATGAACAACGTTATGTTAGAGACTAATGGCAGCAGCCAGAACAAGGACAGGTACTCGCCGGTCTGGTTTGCCCCCCGAATGGGGAAGCAAATAGGAAATGGGGAGCTAAACGACAgaccaattaaattttccattgtCGATAGTCTGGATGAATACCCTTGGGCTATGGTTACTTCCAACGGAAATAaag AGAAAAGGAACAAAGGCAAAAACTTCATCCCAAGACTTGGCCGAACATTACATGACGATGAAAATGATGCTGACGACGATAGTGACATCAGGACAGATGAGTCTATAGAAGTGGAAAGAGGACGTCCTTTTTCGTATTACCGCCGACCTGGCAGAGGAGGCCATACTATTTACTCTCCTCGTTTGGGGAGAGATGAAGATAACTATGTTTGA
- the LOC136414702 gene encoding heart- and neural crest derivatives-expressed protein 2-like has protein sequence MSYSNSPSELHQDVFHYSYPHGYQYMSDGSTIGGDESNFWSNSPRSESPSPNILHAQNQIDSSYLYSNGGCATPNHYSPYRTSLTGEPGLGPPFVRVVKRRSTANKKERRRTQSINNAYQDLRSCIPNVPIDTKLSKIKTLRLATSYISYLTRALETDDTPGTFKAELGTLSRKSSNSSSSNNSSQQSSTNSHHCSSSSSHGSPKSDISEDASNSRKAKGRTGWPQHVWALELKQEQAL, from the exons ATGTCGTACAGCAATTCGCCCTCTGAGCTCCATCAGGATGTTTTTCACTACAGCTATCCACATGGGTACCAGTATATGTCTG ACGGCAGTACCATAGGAGGTGACGAATCAAATTTCTGGTCAAACAGCCCAAGGTCTGAATCTCCTTCACCCAATATCCTCCACGCACAAAATCAAATCGACAGTTCCTATCTATACTCAAATGGAGGTTGTGCCACACCCAATCACTACTCACCTTACAGAACAT CCCTCACGGGGGAACCAGGTTTAGGACCTCCATTTGTTAGGGTTGTTAAAAGGCGGAGTACGGCAAATAAGAAGGAAAGGAGGAGGACTCAGAGTATAAACAATGCGTATCAAGATCTAAGATCGTGTATACCAAATGTGCCAATTGATACAAAACTATCTAAG ATCAAAACCTTACGTCTGGCAACTTCATATATATCCTATTTAACAAGAGCATTAGAAACTGATGATACTCCAGGAACTTTCAAAGCGGAACTAGGAACGCTttctagaaaatcatcaaacaGTAGCAGTAGTAATAATAGTAGTCAACAAAGTAGTACCAATAGTCATCACTGCTCTAGCAGTAGTAGTCACGGATCACCAAAAAGTGACATTTCG GAAGACGCATCTAATTCCAGAAAAGCAAAAGGACGTACGGGATGGCCCCAGCACGTGTGGGCTTTAGAATTAAAGCAAGAGCAAGCGCTTtag
- the LOC136414680 gene encoding proclotting enzyme-like isoform X1: MGTVIHVCLFLLVQVVVIYCIDNLGTPNENVPETLSQSHTKLSKRDSKQFILQPAFGYPLVNYIPQVQQIPVISPLQGATAHIATTGPCYNAKGEVGTCVQFRKCYPYFKVPAVGNFDSWLLAMYDACSYYTEEGRQIFGVCCASVLETSDTHIEPSIEDSHNSTSTLANVMPELAKIPNWPPPLPTHPPNHTIPPLPTHPSSPNTPVAPSTPMIPSLIITTKATTKRPTHKPVTTKPTTQVPSYDFGNLACGAKNGVQDQGKIVGGHNADINEWPWIAALFNGGRQFCGGSLIDNIHILSAAHCVAHMSSWDVARLTVRLGDYNIKTNSEVRHVEKRVKRVVRHRGFDPRTLYNDIAILTMDSPIDFNSMIRPVCLPSGGTRDWAGSTGTVIGWGSLRESGPQPAILQEVNIPIWSNLDCKQKYGLAAPGGIVEHMLCAGKDSKDSCSGDSGGPLMVENGKWTQVGIVSWGIGCGKGQYPGVYTRVEKFLPWIYKNLKQ; this comes from the exons ATGGGGACTGTGATAcatgtttgtttgtttttgttagtgCAAGTTGTCGTTATTTATTGCATTGACAATTTAGGTACTCCTAATGAAAATGTTCCAG AAACATTATCGCAATCCCATACAAAACTAAGCAAGAGAGATTCGAAACAGTTTATCCTGCAACCAGCTTTTGGATACCCATTAGTAAACTATATTCCACAAGTGCAGCAAATACCTGTTATTTCTCCATTACAAGGCGCTACTGCGCATATAGCCACGACAGGGCCATGCTACAACGCAAAAGGTGAAGTAGGCACTTGCGTGCAGTTTAGAAAATGTTACCCATACTTCAAAGTACCCGCCGTCGGTAATTTTGATTCGTGGTTGCTTGCAATGTACGATGCGTGCAGCTATTACACTGAAGAAGGTCGACAG ATATTTGGTGTGTGTTGTGCTAGCGTACTAGAAACTAGCGACACTCATATTGAGCCTTCAATCGAAGATAGCCACAACTCGACATCAACACTGGCTAACGTAATGCCAGAACTTGCGAAAATCCCGAACTGGCCTCCACCGCTTCCAACGCATCCTCCAAACCACACAATTCCTCCCCTGCCCACTCACCCCTCCAGCCCAAACACTCCAGTAGCACCAAGCACCCCTATGATTCCATCTCTGATTATCACCACCAAGGCAACAACGAAAAGGCCCACACATAAGCCTGTCACAACTAAACCTACCACTCAAGTGCCTTCATATGACTTTGGAAACCTTGCATGTGGGGCCAAAAATGGGGTCCAGGATCAAGGCAAAATCGTTGGAGGTCATAATGCCGATATAAACGAATGGCCCTGGATAGCTGCTTTGTTTAATGGTGGACGGCAGTTTTGTGGGGGATCGCTAATCGATAATATTCACATCTTATCTGCTGCCCATTGTGTAGCCCA CATGAGCTCATGGGACGTTGCGAGATTAACTGTGAGATTAGGCGACTACAACATTAAAACTAACTCGGAGGTGAGGCATGTGGAGAAGCGAGTCAAAAGAGTCGTCAGGCATAGAGGATTTGATCCCAGGACTTTG TATAACGATATCGCAATCTTAACAATGGACAGTCCAATTGACTTCAACTCAATGATCCGGCCAGTTTGCTTACCATCTGGGGGTACAAGGGATTGGGCAGGGAGTACCGGCACTGTCATTGGATGGGGAAGTCTGCGTGAAA GCGGTCCGCAGCCTGCAATTTTGCAGGAAGTTAACATTCCCATTTGGAGCAATTTGGACTGCAAGCAAAAATACGGACTTGCTGCACCGGGAGGGATTGTCGAGCATATGTTATGCGCTGGGAAAGATAGCAAAGATTCTTGCAGT GGGGATTCAGGTGGTCCACTTATGGTTGAAAATGGCAAATGGACGCAAGTGGGGATTGTGTCTTGGGGAATTGGCTGTGGAAAAGGTCAATACCCCGGAGTGTATACTCGTGTAGAGAAATTTTTACCTTGGATCtataaaaatcttaaacaataa
- the LOC136414670 gene encoding venom acid phosphatase Acph-1-like, with protein MKGFALLIVFPTLWASLSGSALPHSSDATTLRLLHVLFRHGDRNPDKGSLISNSPYYNESYYPAGYGQLTNAGKKTEYRVGLRLRQLYNEFLTDIWNVNFLEARSTNTNRTKMSLELVLAGLYPPKKQQVWSGLPWQPIPYKYPSSGDKETQPWNACYTNFYDLLNKILDSDEIVAYGKRYSEVLSIIANQTNSELTLMSLYVYYFGFATQLEVGYTLESWTSKVFPEPIHSAAVDFYYFITNTTAIRRISAGFLIKKILTDTKAKINGSLSPSSRKVFFYSGHELNIAATLLALDAYKVTDIPPYGSHVIFEVHEISDVWGIKLFYQNYLEYDPIPLTIPGCNHFCPYDEFYSLVEEILPLSDADCA; from the exons ATGAAAGGTTTTGCCCTCTTGATAGTTTTCCCCACTTTGTGGGCTAGTCTATCGGGTTCAGCTTTACCTCATTCATCCGACGCTACTACTTTAAGGCTCCTCCATGTG CTGTTCAGACATGGTGACCGCAATCCTGACAAAGGCAGCCTAATTTCCAACAGTCCTTATTACAACGAGAGCTACTATCCCGCGGGATATGGGCAACTAAcgaat GCCGGTAAAAAGACTGAGTACCGAGTTGGTTTGCGCTTACGTCAATTGTATAACGAGTTCCTGACCGATATATGGAATGTTAATTTCCTAGAAGCCAGATCTACCAACACGAACAGAACCAAGATGTCGTTGGAACTGGTTTTGGCAGGATTATACCCCCCGAAAAAGCAACAAGTATGGTCAGGGCTGCCTTGGCAACCCATTCCTTATAAGTACCCGAGTAGCGGTGACAAG GAAACCCAACCTTGGAATGCCTGTTATACCAACTTTTAtgatttattgaataaaatcttAGATTCTGACGAGATAGTAGCGTACGGGAAGCGATACTCAGAAGTGCTGAGTATCATAGCGAATCAGACGAATTCAGAACTGACTTTGATGAGTCTTTATGTgtattattttggttttgcTACCCAG CTGGAAGTAGGTTATACTTTGGAATCTTGGACCTCCAAAGTCTTTCCCGAACCCATACATTCAGCCGCTGTggatttttattacttcataaCAAATACCACTGCGATTAGACGTATTTCTGCAG GTTTCTTGATAAAGAAAATTCTGACCGACACCAAAGCCAAAATAAACGGCAGTCTAAGTCCATCTTCCAGGAAGGTTTTCTTTTACTCGGGTCACGAATTAAACATTGCAGCCACGCTATTAGCCTTGGATGCTTACAAAGTCACTGATATTCCACCTTACGGATCTCACGTAATCTTCGAAGTCCACGAAATATCTGACGTTTGGGGTATTAAA TTGTTTTACCAGAATTATCTTGAATATGACCCCATTCCGCTGACTATTCCTGGGTGCAATCATTTCTGTCCGTATGACGAATTTTATAGTCTGGTTGAGGAAATTCTTCCTCTCTCAGATGCCGACTGTGCCTAA
- the AP-1sigma gene encoding AP-1 complex subunit sigma-2 — protein MMQFMLLFSRQGKLRLQKWYVAHPDKLKKKITRELITTILARKPKMCSFLEWRDLKIVYKRYASLYFCCAIEQDDNELLTLEVIHRYVELLDKYFGSVCELDIIFNFEKAYFILDELMLGGEIQETSKKNVLKAIAAQDLLQEEETPQGFFDDHGLG, from the coding sequence atGATGCAGTTTATGTTGTTGTTCAGCCGACAAGGCAAACTAAGACTTCAAAAGTGGTATGTAGCCCATCCAGataaattgaagaagaaaatcaCTCGAGAACTAATCACCACAATCCTCGCCCGGAAACCCAAGATGTGCAGTTTCCTTGAATGGAGGGACCTCAAAATAGTTTACAAGAGGTACGCAAGTTTGTACTTCTGCTGTGCAATTGAACAAGATGATAACGAATTGTTGACACTGGAAGTTATCCATCGATATGTGGAGCTTCTCGATAAGTATTTTGGAAGCGTATGTGAGCTTGATATAATCTTTAACTTTGAGAAAGCTTATTTCATATTGGATGAATTAATGTTGGGAGGAGAAATTCAGGAAACtagcaaaaaaaatgtgttgaaaGCCATTGCAGCACAAGATCTTCTGCAAGAGGAGGAAACTCCGCAGGGGTTCTTTGACGACCATGGTCTTGGGTAG
- the LOC136414681 gene encoding uncharacterized protein isoform X1 produces the protein MDPPLKCIAAVVTSTLICLNLSVAFVPRNNVDGDMMNNVMLETNGSSQNKDRYSPVWFAPRMGKQIGNGELNDRPIKFSIVDSLDEYPWAMVTSNGNKEIEKRNKGKNFIPRLGRTLHDDENDADDDSDIRTDESIEVERGRPFSYYRRPGRGGHTIYSPRLGRDEDNYV, from the exons ATGGATCCACCATTGAAATGTATCGCTGCTGTCGTTACTTCCACACTTATTTGTCTTAATTTGTCTGTTGCTTTTGTGCCCAGAAACAAT GTTGATGGCGATATGATGAACAACGTTATGTTAGAGACTAATGGCAGCAGCCAGAACAAGGACAGGTACTCGCCGGTCTGGTTTGCCCCCCGAATGGGGAAGCAAATAGGAAATGGGGAGCTAAACGACAgaccaattaaattttccattgtCGATAGTCTGGATGAATACCCTTGGGCTATGGTTACTTCCAACGGAAATAaag AAATAGAGAAAAGGAACAAAGGCAAAAACTTCATCCCAAGACTTGGCCGAACATTACATGACGATGAAAATGATGCTGACGACGATAGTGACATCAGGACAGATGAGTCTATAGAAGTGGAAAGAGGACGTCCTTTTTCGTATTACCGCCGACCTGGCAGAGGAGGCCATACTATTTACTCTCCTCGTTTGGGGAGAGATGAAGATAACTATGTTTGA
- the wal gene encoding electron transfer flavoprotein subunit alpha, mitochondrial, with product MFARNLTSRLSSQFRRYQSTLLIVEHNNENLLPITQNALTAAKKLGGEISVLIAGTKCGPVVEQIAKAEGLSKILVAESDAFKGATAENLTALVVATQKQFKYGHIIAGASSFGKALLPRVAAKLNVSPVSDVIAIKSPNTFVRSIYAGNAIQTLEALDDVKILSVRGTSFEPAKLEGGSAAVEKVPVEGCDTQLTTFISQELSKSDRPELTGAKVVVSGGRGLKSGENFKLLYDLADKLNAAVGASRAAVDAGYVPNDLQVGQTGKIVAPDLYIAVGISGAIQHLAGMKDSKTIVAINKDPEAPIFQVADYGLVADLFKAVPEMTQKL from the exons atgttTGCTAGAAACCTGACTTCAAGG TTATCAAGCCAGTTCCGAAGATACCAAAGCACACTACTAATTGTCGAACACAACAATGAAAATCTTCTGCCCATTACACAGAATGCTTTAACTGCTGCGAAAAAGCTTGGAGGTGAAATTTCAGTGCTAATTGCTGGAACAAAATGTGGTCCTGTTGTAGAACAAATTGCTAAAGCCGAAGGATTGTCCAAAATATTAGTGGCTGAAAGTGATGCTTTTAAAGGTGCGACTGCTGAAAATCTAACTGCCTTGGTAGTAGCCACTCAAAAGCAATTCAAGTATGGGCACATTATAGCTGGAGCTTCCTCTTTTGGGAAGGCTTTGCTGCCTCGAGTAGCTGCCAAGCTAAATGTGTCACCAGTGTCCGACGTTATTGCCATCAAATCACCTAACACCTTTGTCAGAAGTATCTATGCTGGAAATGCAATTCAGACACTAGAAGCTCTAGATGACGTCAAAATCTTATCAGTTAGAGGCACCAGTTTTGAGCCTGCTAAACTTGAGGGGGGATCTGCTGCTGTGGAAAAAGTACCTGTTGAGGGCTGTGATACACAACTAACCACATTTATCAGCCAAGAATTAAGCAAATCAGACCGCCCAGAGCTGACAGGTGCCAAAGTAGTTGTCAGTGGAGGAAGAGGCCTGAAATCAGGGGAAAACTTCAAATTGCTTTATGATCTAGCTGACAAACTCAATGCTGCTGTAGGAGCTTCAAGAGCTGCTGTGGATGCAGGTTACGTGCCAAACGATCTGCAAGTCGGCCAAACTGGAAAAATTGTAGCTCCAGATCTGTACATTGCAGTAGGCATTTCAGGAGCCATTCAACATTTAGCTGGAATGAAGGATAGCAAGACTATTGTAGCTATCAATAAAGACCCGGAGGCTCCTATCTTCCAAGTAGCCGATTACGGATTGGTAGCTGATTTGTTTAAAGCTGTCCCAGAAATGACACAGAAGTTGTAG
- the LOC136414680 gene encoding trypsin-like isoform X2: MGTVIHVCLFLLVQVVVIYCIDNLGTPNENVPGATAHIATTGPCYNAKGEVGTCVQFRKCYPYFKVPAVGNFDSWLLAMYDACSYYTEEGRQIFGVCCASVLETSDTHIEPSIEDSHNSTSTLANVMPELAKIPNWPPPLPTHPPNHTIPPLPTHPSSPNTPVAPSTPMIPSLIITTKATTKRPTHKPVTTKPTTQVPSYDFGNLACGAKNGVQDQGKIVGGHNADINEWPWIAALFNGGRQFCGGSLIDNIHILSAAHCVAHMSSWDVARLTVRLGDYNIKTNSEVRHVEKRVKRVVRHRGFDPRTLYNDIAILTMDSPIDFNSMIRPVCLPSGGTRDWAGSTGTVIGWGSLRESGPQPAILQEVNIPIWSNLDCKQKYGLAAPGGIVEHMLCAGKDSKDSCSGDSGGPLMVENGKWTQVGIVSWGIGCGKGQYPGVYTRVEKFLPWIYKNLKQ, from the exons ATGGGGACTGTGATAcatgtttgtttgtttttgttagtgCAAGTTGTCGTTATTTATTGCATTGACAATTTAGGTACTCCTAATGAAAATGTTCCAG GCGCTACTGCGCATATAGCCACGACAGGGCCATGCTACAACGCAAAAGGTGAAGTAGGCACTTGCGTGCAGTTTAGAAAATGTTACCCATACTTCAAAGTACCCGCCGTCGGTAATTTTGATTCGTGGTTGCTTGCAATGTACGATGCGTGCAGCTATTACACTGAAGAAGGTCGACAG ATATTTGGTGTGTGTTGTGCTAGCGTACTAGAAACTAGCGACACTCATATTGAGCCTTCAATCGAAGATAGCCACAACTCGACATCAACACTGGCTAACGTAATGCCAGAACTTGCGAAAATCCCGAACTGGCCTCCACCGCTTCCAACGCATCCTCCAAACCACACAATTCCTCCCCTGCCCACTCACCCCTCCAGCCCAAACACTCCAGTAGCACCAAGCACCCCTATGATTCCATCTCTGATTATCACCACCAAGGCAACAACGAAAAGGCCCACACATAAGCCTGTCACAACTAAACCTACCACTCAAGTGCCTTCATATGACTTTGGAAACCTTGCATGTGGGGCCAAAAATGGGGTCCAGGATCAAGGCAAAATCGTTGGAGGTCATAATGCCGATATAAACGAATGGCCCTGGATAGCTGCTTTGTTTAATGGTGGACGGCAGTTTTGTGGGGGATCGCTAATCGATAATATTCACATCTTATCTGCTGCCCATTGTGTAGCCCA CATGAGCTCATGGGACGTTGCGAGATTAACTGTGAGATTAGGCGACTACAACATTAAAACTAACTCGGAGGTGAGGCATGTGGAGAAGCGAGTCAAAAGAGTCGTCAGGCATAGAGGATTTGATCCCAGGACTTTG TATAACGATATCGCAATCTTAACAATGGACAGTCCAATTGACTTCAACTCAATGATCCGGCCAGTTTGCTTACCATCTGGGGGTACAAGGGATTGGGCAGGGAGTACCGGCACTGTCATTGGATGGGGAAGTCTGCGTGAAA GCGGTCCGCAGCCTGCAATTTTGCAGGAAGTTAACATTCCCATTTGGAGCAATTTGGACTGCAAGCAAAAATACGGACTTGCTGCACCGGGAGGGATTGTCGAGCATATGTTATGCGCTGGGAAAGATAGCAAAGATTCTTGCAGT GGGGATTCAGGTGGTCCACTTATGGTTGAAAATGGCAAATGGACGCAAGTGGGGATTGTGTCTTGGGGAATTGGCTGTGGAAAAGGTCAATACCCCGGAGTGTATACTCGTGTAGAGAAATTTTTACCTTGGATCtataaaaatcttaaacaataa